The following DNA comes from Miscanthus floridulus cultivar M001 chromosome 5, ASM1932011v1, whole genome shotgun sequence.
CTAAAATTTTTCTTAAATGTTGGGTATGCCCGGGAATACCCGGACACATCTGTAGGTCCGCCCATGGCCTTAATGATGACTCTTTTGCACATTGCACTGTGAGGTGCAGACGCACAGCTCTTTATTAGCAGCCTGACGCAAAAACCTAACCAGAGTTGAGAACAGGCTTGCCCCATGGCTGACTCTGACAGGTGATGCTCCAGAAAGCTGCTGGCTAGGCTAGCGCACTGCTGCGTGTGGCGACAATGTAGGGTTGGGTAAGATTGACAGCAAGTGAGGCGAGCAGAGCAGGAGAAGACACCAAGGTCGCAGATGAAAGGGAAATAATGGCATCCGCACATCCTGCCGACAGGAACGAACCGAACGTACAGAGTTGAGAGCCACACGGAATCGACGCCATGCTCGGCCCCGTTAGCTtacgctgaaatttagcttacgtTTATGTTTACGTTGAAATATTGTGGGAATAAAACGCTGTTTCATGGCTGAAAAATATCATAAAAGCGAACAGGGCTCGTTGACGCCTCGTCCCCACAGGGGCCCCGGACCCAGAGTGGCTAGTAGGCTGGGCGGACGGCCGGCCCCCCGTTCCGTTCATGCAATCATCACCATTCACCACCAAGGTGTTGGATCCAtcgcctccttgcctttgcagtTTGCGTAGCTCAGTCGATCAACTGCCCTCCTGCTGCTTTAATCTGCGTCCACTCACGACCACGAGGTTAATTTGAAAGCCACGGGTCAGCAATTATTTGTGTCGGGAAAGCAAGCGGAGAGCAGGGCAGCGCAGCGGCAACGGCTCCGATACGGCTCCACTCAACGGAGCGAGCGGTAGAAAAATTTCGGAAGAGCAAAAGAGGCCCCCGCGGAAAAAGGCGTGCGCTGCGCACACCACGGCCGCGAGAGAATCCAATTCCAATTCCAGCCCCACGTCCCCCCTCTGCCCACTTTGTTttacattccattccatcccgTCCCATTTGCAGCTCCTTCCGTGCTCGCTGCGTCCTCCTGCTTCCACCCTTCCGTGCCCGGCACCGGCAGCCGGCAGGGGCAGGAGGAGAGGATCGCCACCGCCGCCCTGGCCCCGGTGGATGTCGGATCGGGAGCTCCGCCCTCTGCGTTCCATCAGTATGTTCCAAACGCCGTCCCCGTTCCTTCGTGAATGCTTGATTACCCCTCCTCCCCTGCGTGTTTCTTTCGAGCGCTAAGAATaggcttctttttttctttcggTGGCGATCGGTGATCGAAAGCGGGCCGATGATTCCTTCCTCCTTCTGGTGCGGTTCCTGGCTTGTTTATGGTTCAGAGATCGTTGGTTTTGGACGCGATCGGGAATAAAGTGGCTGCATCATTGCTGATTATACAAAAGACACCCTAACAATGATAAGCTACCAATGGTGTAGCAGCAAGATGCCTTTTCTATCTCCACATATATTCCCTTTTCCACCAATCCTTTTGCTTGTGTATGTGTGTGTAACGGTATACTATGGTAGCAGTTCTAAAGCTGCATCTTCAGAGATCGAAGTGGGTCCTTCCTTTGCTAAAATCAGAGATCAGAAACCAGATCGACAAAACAAATAATCTCCTCCTGACAATCCACGCTACTAATCTTAAGTCTAAAGTAATACTACTTGTTTTCTTTATGTGCGGGCAATCCCCCATGGAGCTTTCAATCGTCAAGATGTTCTAGTTTACAGAGCATACCTTATGAATTGCACTGACGCTGCCCTCACGTTTGATTACAGGAATCACAGGGGACGGTCGATGCCTGTTCAGGTCCGTCGCTTATGGCGCCTGCTTGAGGAGAGGAAAGCATCCTCCGAGCGACAGCGCCCAGAAGGAACTGGCTGACGAACTTCGAGCCAAAGCGAGTGTCCATCACCTGGGCTTCTGATTATTATAAGTGCATCCTTGTTCGATGCATTTCGAAAGAATTCTGAAATGTTGCGCGCTGTGGTCTTCTTGTATTTCCACGTCTTTATTATTGTTAACCTGCTATTGTGTCTGTTCCAGGTAGCTGACGAGTTTGTCAAGAGAAGAGGAGACACTGAATGGTTTCATCTTCTTTCCATTATTACTTTACTGATATATTGCCTGGACAATTTTTCCCCACTAGGAGTAAACAGGAAAAGAATATGTTCAAAATAATATACTCTCATACGGCAACTTTACACCTTTGTTGATAAAAGTCTTTCAAAATACTGTCATCCTTAAAATTCTATGTCAAAAGAATACGCTTTAGCTTCAAATATACAAAGACGACTATGTCACATTAACTCTTTTTCAATGTTATAGGTTCCTTGAAGGCAACTTTGAGAATTATGTGAGACAGATGAGAAAGCCTCATGCTTGGGGAGGAGAACCTGAGCTGTTCATGTGTTCCCATGTTCTCAGGTTGGCGGCCAACTTATCTGTGCTAAGTGCAGCCTTTTGTTCATTATGGTCAGTGAGAACTGAGAAATGCTGCATTGCAGGATGCCCATCACCGTGTACATGTATACAAGCAGCTCTAATGGCCCTAGGATCATAGCAGAATATGGCCAGGAATATGGAAAGGACGATCCAGTCCGCGTTCTCTATGATGGTTATGGACACTACGACGCACTTCAGCCATCTGTCGTAAGAACACAATCAAGACTGTAAGTACAGCACTGTACAAAATCCGACAATAAGCAAACTTTGCACTGCTAAACTACATTGTGGCTTCAGTATTCTATTCTTATCTCGGAACCaataacacccccccccccccccccccctgtaaAATTGCAGGCGAGGTGTGTAGATAACGGGGGACTGCGGTACCTAAGCTTCTTCTATAGGACAGCTGCATAACTGTGAGCAGCTCAAGATTTAACGATGCTATTTTGCTCCATTTTGACACAACCATAGAGCAAATATGAAATTATACCTGGCTTGACTGTACCGACCTGTTCTGTTCTTCAACGTTTgatgtataaataaaaaaaaacacgAGAACGAGTCAGAAAATCAGTTGAGCTACCTGGTACCATGCTTAGCATCAAGTGATCATGTAAAGTTTCTTCAATCATTTTACACAACAGAATGGCTCTAGAGAGTTGGTATATGAGTGCGAGCAGAATATTCTTTTGTTCAATTTCACACAAAGGTTCTCTAGGAAGGCTGCATAAAAAGCTGAATGCTAAAGTTGTCATATTAAAATTCTCTTGGACTTAGGATGGCATGAATGTTCAGTGCTCATTTATACTGGTTCTGAGTTACGGTCGTGTCGAAATCTAGTAATCTGCAAAAAATGAGGTCGGTGAAACATGAGCACACATGATATTCCTACAATAATTTTATCAGCGACAACCCCAATTGCGTTGAAAGGGAGGACTTTTTACACAGAAGCCACCGCGTCGCAGTAATTAAATTACGATGGCCTACTTGTCATCTCCTAGTCTTGAAGCCGTTGACAATAAGTCACTAATCCATGGTACAACCAAGAAAGAGGAAGCTGAGTCATGGAAGCTGCTCGACATGTCACGCAGTTCTGGAGCCTGATCTTCTGAAGCAACAACTCTGGTTTGACAATCGCATTGTTTGTTACGACAAAAACCCCTCCTCCGTCGATCTGCTTCTCCAGCATCAGCAGCTCTTGTTGCCTAGGCAACAACAGTTTGCTTGGTCGTGTTTTAGCTTCTGCAAGGATCCATTTTTAGCATAGTAAGAGATACTGTATATTTTTATTTGTA
Coding sequences within:
- the LOC136455402 gene encoding OVARIAN TUMOR DOMAIN-containing deubiquitinating enzyme 4-like — encoded protein: MPVQVADEFVKRRGDTEWFLEGNFENYVRQMRKPHAWGGEPELFMCSHVLRMPITVYMYTSSSNGPRIIAEYGQEYGKDDPVRVLYDGYGHYDALQPSVVRTQSRL